The nucleotide window TTCTCGGTGTCCTCGTGGCCGCAGGCACAGGCGTGCGCCTCGGCAGGTGCTTCATGCGCGGCAGGTACGGCACCGGGGCGGCTGGATGACAGGACGATCGGTTCGACGGTCATAAGAATTCTCCTTCGCCGGGTCGAATGACCCTGTTCAGTCACTTTAGAGGATGTCTATCCTTTTAATCGGGACGTTCGTCCCATGAGGCGATCCACTATCGGCAGGGAATGAGGAGCAGGTGGCAACCAGGGTGTGCGCGGAATCCGAGCTGGAGCTCGGCGAAGCGATCAAGGTGATGGTCGACGGCGTGGCAGTGGCCCTGGTGAAGGACAGCGCGGGCAACTGCTACGCGCTGGGCGACATGTGCTCACACGCCGACATCTCGCTCTCGGACGGCTTCGTCGAGGGCGACGACCTCGAGTGCTGGGCACACGGCGGCCGGTTCGAGCTGTCCACCGGACGCGCCCGCACCCTGCCGGCCTCCGAACCGGTGCCGGTCTACCCCCTCACCATCATCGACGGCGACGTCTACGTAGACGTATCGACGCAAGTAGACGTGTCGTCGTACGTGGCCTAATCCCCCCGCGAACTGTGAGTCACAGCCCCAGAATTCTGCCAATTCTGGGGCTTTTCTCTCAGCTCGCGAGGGTGGTGGGCAGATGGACGAGGCAGAGCTGCGGCTGCACGAAGGGCTCGAGGCGGATGCCCTCACCGTCGCGACCGAGCGAACGCGCGACGCCCTTCATGAGACCCAGGTGCACCGAGCAGACCACATCGGGGTTGGCCCGTGCCTCAGCCCGGAACGGGCAGGCGGTGAGTGCGATCACGGACTCGTCAGCGCGCAGTTCGGGCTCGAAGCCGATCTCGGTGAGCACCCGCAGCAGCGGGGGCACCAGGTCGGTGGCGGGCGCGTCGGCGGGAGGCACGTCGGCGGATGTCCCATCCGCCACGGCCGCGTACTGCGCCGACCAGCGTTCGCCGGCCCGCACCGAGCGGGCGCGGCCACCGTCGGCGTCTTCGCCGATCACCGCGGCGAGGGCCTGGGTCAGCTGTTGTTGGGCGTCTTCGACCGGCACCGGTGCCGCAACCGCGCTGAACAGCACGTGCGGGCGCCCACGCTGCCCGGCCCTGGCGATCCGGCGCTCGACGAGCCCGGCCGCCTCGAGGTGTTCGAGGTGGAACCGGGCGGTGGTGATGTGCAGCCCGAGCGCCGCGGCGACGGCGGCCACGTCCAGAGGTGCGACGGACCCGGCGAGCAGGGCCAGGGCTCGGCGGCGCGGCTCACTGGCCAGTGCCGCGTGCCGGCGGTCGCTCTGATCGGTCGAAACCATGATTTTAGAGTAGCAGCGTGCGGTTTAACCGGGCCGGACAGCGGTCATCCGCCGATGTAGGACATCTCGATCTTCTTGCGGCCGGAGGAGCGCACCGCGCCGGTCTGGGCGCTGCGCAGTTGGGAGGCCCGGTCGGTGCGCTGGCGCCAGATGGCACCCATGGCGGCGGAGAGCTGCTCGTCGGTGCTGCCGTCGCGCAACAGCGCGCGCAGGTCGTGGCCCTCGCTGGCGAACAGGCAGGTGAACAGCTTGCCGTCGGTGGAGACGCGGGCGCGGGAGCAGGTGTGGCAGAACGACTGGGTGACGCTGGAGATCAGGCCGATCTCGCCCTCGCCGTCAAGGTACCGCCAGCGCCGGCTGGTCTCGCCTGTGTAGTTGGGGGCCACTTCTTCCAGCGGCAGTTCGGCGTGGATGCGATCGCGCACCTCGCTGGACGGCAGCACGGCGGCCATGTCCCAGCCGTTGCTCGTGCCCACGTCCATGAACTCGATGAAGCGCAGGATGTAGGGAGTGCCCTTGAAATGCCGGGCCATGTTGACGATGTCGTGGTCGTTCTGGCCGCGCTTGACCACCATGTTGATCTTGATCGGGCCCAGGCCCACGGCGTGGGCGGCGTCGAGGCCGGCCAGGATGCGCGCGACCGGGAAGTTGACGTCGTTCATGGCCCGGAAAGTGGTGTCGTCGAGGGAGTCGAGCGACACCGTGACGCGCTTGAGGCCGGCGTCCTTGAGCGCCTGGGCCTTCACAGCCAGGGCCGAGCCGTTGGTGGTGAGGGCGATGTCGACCGGGCGACCGGCCGGGGTACGCAGGGCGGCGAGCATCTCGATGAGCTCCTCGAGGCCCTTGCGCAGCAGCGGTTCGCCGCCGGTGAGCCGGATCTTCTCCACCCCGTGCGCCACCGAAATGCGGGCTAGCCTGGTCATCTCCTCGAAGGAAAGCATGTCGTCGCGGGGCATGAAGGCGAAGTCCTTGCCGAAGACCTCCTTGGGCATGCAGTACACGCAGCGAAAGTTGCACCGGTCGGTGACCGACAGTCGCAGGTCGTGCAACGGCCGGTTGAGGGTGTCGACGAGGGGCGGCGCATCCGTGGCCGGAACAGGCCGGCTGACCGCGGCCGGCTCGGAGTGCGCGGCGACGTGCGCGGAGAAGGGTGCGCCGGACATACACCGACCCTAACCCCGAACGGCTGCGGCTTGCCTCACGATGCCCGAATAAAGGCGTCCGAAAAGTTCTCCACAGGCTGAGTATTCCTCACACAAACCTTCGCAATCGGGCTACATTCGTGGCATGACAATCCAGTCGAGCATCGCAGACACGTTCGCCGCTTCCGGCGACGATGCGCTGCTGGGTGCCGCGGGCGAGGTGGCCCGGTTGGGCTCGTGCAGCGCCGACTACGACCGCTTGTCGGATGCTGCGGCGCTGGCCGGTCAGCGGATTTTGGCGCAGGCGCAGCATGAGTTGGATACCCGTAAGGCATGGATGGCGAAGACTCTCGCGCAGCGCTCCCGGTGGGAGTTGGGCCAGGACGGGCTCGCTCAGCAGCAGGGTTTCCGCTCGCCTGAGGACCTGATCCAGAAGTTGACCGGCAGTACCCGGGTCGAGTCCCGCAAGCTCGTGGGCGTGGGCCGGATGCTCGCCGAAACCGAGGAAGCCGATGCCCGGCAGGCCGACGCCGGGGACACCCTCGACCTGGTCGCTCCCCTGCTTCCGCCGGCGCCGTGGCACGCGCCGATCTCCCGGGCCGTGAACGACGGCACCCTCTCGATCGATGCCGCCCACGCCCTCCGCACCGGCCTGGGCGACATCGACACCGTCGTCACCGGCCCGGTCCTCGCGACCGCGGTAGCCGACCTGCTCGCCGAAGCCCCATCACTGAACGCCGACCAACTCCTCAAACGAGCCCGACAGACACGCGACAGCCTCGACGAGGCCGGCATCCGGGTGCGCGAACAGAAAGCCTGGGACGACCGCTACCTGCACATCTGGATCCTCGACACCGGCCAGGTCCGCATCGACGGCCTCTTCCCCCCGGAACAGGGCGAATTCATCAAAGCCACCTTCGACAGCCTCACCAGCCCCCGCCGCGGCGGCGTGCGCTTCGTCGACACCGACCGCGCAGCCTGGGCCACACGAGTCCAGAACGACCCGCGCACCACCACCCAGATCACCTGCGACGGCTTCGTCGACCTCCTCACCGCCGGCACCACCGTCAACCCGAACGAAATGCTCGGCGGTCGCCGCCCCGCAGTGCAAATCCTCACCACCCACACCCCGGCCGGCCACGGTTACATCGAGGGCAACAACGCGCCCGTCTCCCCCGAAACCATCGAACGCCACATCTGCGACTCCGGCACCATCGACCTCACCTTCGACCAACTCGGCCGGCCCCTGAACGTCGGTCACGAACAACGCCTCTTCAACCGAGCCCAACGCCGCGCCCTCGCCGCCCGCGACGGCGGCTGCCGATGGCCCGGCTGCGACCGCCCACCCGCCTTCACCGAAGCCCACCACATCGAACACTGGCAGAGAGACAACGGCAGAACCGACATCGACCAGGGCATCCTGCTCTGCCGCGCACACCACCTGCTACTCCACAACCAGCACTGGCAAATCTTCGAGAACACCGGCCACTACTGGCTGCGACCACCCACCACTATCGACCCCGGCCAGAAGCTCATCGAGATGCCCAGCCACACCCAGCCACGACTCACCTAAACCCCAGCCGCTGATCGAGCTTGTCGAGATCCACCGAAATGGTGCACGTTCGCGAGCAAGGTCGCCGGGTCTCGACAAGCTCGACCAACGAGCGGGAACCTCCCGAAGGCACCTCACGAGGTCTCGACAAGCTCGACCAACGTCGGGGGTCGCCACCATCCGCTGATCGAGCTTGTCGAGATCCCGCTAGATGGGGCACGTTCGCGAGCAAGGTCGCCGGGTCTCGACAAGCTCGACCAACGAGCGGGGTACCTTCCGCAGGCACCTCACGAGGTCTCGACAAGCTCGACCAACGTCGGGGTCGCCACCATCCGCTGATCGAGCTTGTCGAGATCCCGGGAGGCAGCCGGACGGGGTGGCCGGCGGGTGAGGGGCGCGGTAGGGTCTGCGCGTGACCACGGAGGACCACGGCTGCTGCGCACCCACCCACGAGGCGATGACCGGCGCCCGAGCATCCGACCTGACGATGGGAAAGGTGGAGCCGGCGGGCCATGCCTCCACCGCCGGGCGCACCGCCAGCCGACACAACCTCGCTCAGGCGGCGGTGCCCGGCCAGCTGTTCCGCATGGGCGACGCCGACGGCGCGGGCAACCCCGGCGACGGCGAGACGCCCGTGCACGAGGTGTGGGTGGACGCATTCTCGATCGACGCGACGACGGTCACAAACACCGCGTTCGCCCGGTTCGTGGCCGACACCGGCTACCGCACCGAATCGGAGCTGTTCGGTTACTCCGCGGTGTTCCACCTGGCGTTGCAGGCCGACCTCGACGACGTGGTCGGGCAACCGCCGCAGACCCCGTGGTGGCTGGGGGTGCGCGGTGCCGACTGGGCGCATCCAGCCGGCCCGCGGTCGTCACTCGGCGGCCTGGCCGAGCATCCCGTGGTGCAGGTGAGCTGGAACGACGCGGTGGCCTATTGCGCCTGGGCCGGCCGGAGACTGCCGGCCGAGGCCGAGTGGGAGTGCGCCGCGCGCGGCGGGCTGGCCGGCCGCCGGTACCCGTGGGGCGACGAGTGGACCGAGGGACAGCGCTGCAACATCTGGCAGGGCCGGTTTCCCGCGGTGAATACCCTGGCGGATGGCTGGTTGACCACGGCACCGGTGCGCGAGTTCGAGCCGAACGGCTACGGGCTGTGGCAGAGCGTCGGCAACGTCTGGGAATGGTGCGCGGACTGGTGGGCGGAGGGGTACTACGCGGCGTCCCCGGCCCGGAATCCCGGTGGTCCGGCGACTGGGGAGCAACGATCGATGCGGGGCGGTTCGTACCTCTGCCACGACTCCTACTGCAACCGGTACCGCAACTCCGCCCGGGCCTCGAACACGGCCGACTCTGCAGCGGCCAACGTCGGTTTTCGCACCGTCGCGCTGGTCTGAGGACCCGAACGCGGCGCCTCGCCCTTGACACCCCAAGGAGGGGTAATACAGTCACTCGGGTCAGCGTCCGTTGACCCAGAGGCTGTTCGTGGACGGCCGGATTCCATCGTCGTGATCGGAGAACCCCAATGCCCGCACCATTCACAGGCACCATCAACGTCGACATTCGCGACTCGGAACCGGACTGGGCTCCGTTCGAACCGCCCAAGGCCAAGGCCGGGTCGCCCAATGTGGTCTACATCGTGCTCGACGACGTGGGCTTCTCGGCGATGTCCAGCTACGGCGGCCCGATCCAGACCCCCAACATCGACAGGGTGGCGGATGCCGGGGTCAAGTACACCCAGTGGCACACGACGGCGCTATGCTCGCCTACCCGCTCCTGCCTGCTCACCGGGCGCAATCACACCCGCAACAGCATGGCGTGCATCACCGAGGCCGCGATCGGGTTCCCCAACGCGAGCGGCACCATCCCGCCGGAGAACGGCATGCTGTCCGAGATCCTCGGCGAGCTGGGCTGGAACACCTACATGGTGGGCAAGTGGCACCTCTGCCCCGACGACGAGATGAACGTGGCCTCCACTCGGCGCAACTGGCCAACCGGCCGCGGCTTCGAACGCTGGTACGGCTTCCTCGGCGCCGAGACCAACCAGTGGTACCCCGAGCTCGTCTACGACAACCACCCGGTGGACCAGCCCGCGCTGCCCGAAGACGGCTACCACTTCTCGGTGGACATCACCGACAAAGCCATCGAGTTCATCAAGGACTCGAAGGTGATCGCGCCGGAGAAGCCGTTCTTCCTGTACTACGCGCCCGGTGCCGCCCACGCCCCGCACCAGGCGCCCCGGGAGTGGGCCGACAAGTACAAGGGTCAGTTCGACATGGGCTACGAGGCGATCCGCGAGGAGACCCTCGCCCGGCAGAAGAAGATGGGCATCGTGCCGGCCGACACCGAACTGCCGCCGATGAACCCGCTCGGCACTCCAGACACCCGCTCGGGGCCCGACGGCCAACCCTTCCCGCTGATGGACATGACCCGGCCCTGGGACTCCCTCAACGCCGACGAACAGCGCCTGTTCGCCCGCATGGCCGAGGTCTACGCCGGGTTCCTCTCGCACGCCGACCACCAGATCGGCCGGCTGCTGGACTACCTCGACGAGCTCGGTGAACGCGAGAACACCATGGTCATCGTGGTCTCCGACAACGGCGCCAGCGGCGAGGGCGGCCCGAACGGGTCGGTGAACGAGATGAAGTTCGCCAACGGTATCCCCGACGAGATGGCCGATAACCTCAAGATGCTCGATCAGCTCGGAGGCACCTCCACCTACAACCACTACCCGAACGGCTGGGCGATGGCATTCAACACCCCGTTCAAGATGTGGAAGCGCTACGAGTTCAACGGCGGGACCTGTGACCCGTGCATCATGTCGTGGCCGGCCGGGATGCCCGCCCGCGGCGAGCTGCGCGAGCAGTACCACCATGCCGTGGACATCACGCCGACCATCCTCGACGTGCTCGGCGTGCAACCGCCCGAACGCATCAAGGGACACGTGCAGAGCCGCTTCGACGGGGTGAGCATGCGGTACGCCTTCGCGGATGCCGATGCGCCGACCACCCGTCGCACCCAGTTCTACTCGATGCTGGGTTCCCGCGCGGTCTGGCACGACGGCTGGAAGGCCATCACGACGCACCCGACCCTGAGCGGCTGGAGCCACTTCAACGACGACGAGTGGGAGCTGTACCACACCGATGTGGACCGCGGTGAGCTGCACAACCTGGCGGCCGAGTATCCGGAGAAGGTGCGCGAGCTGGAGAACCTGTGGTTCGCCGAGGCCGGCGCGAACCAGGCGTTCCCGCTGGACGACAGGTCGGCGTTCGAGATCTTCGTCACGCCCCGGCCGGTGCTCTCGCCACCGCGGAACCGCTACGTGTACTACCCGAACACGTCAGAGGTGCCGGAGTCGCAGGCGGTGAACACCCGCAACCGGTCGTTCGTGATCGGCGCACTGGTGGACCTGCCCGCCGCCGGCGCCGAGGGGGTGCTCTTCGCGCAGGGCTCCAGGTTCGGCGGCCACGCCCTCTATGTGGCGAACAACCGGCTGCACTACGTGAACAACTTCGTCGGACTGTTCGAGCAGAAGATCGACGCGGACAGGGACCTGCCGGTAGGTGAGAATCTGCTCCTCTCAGCCTCTTTCGAGAAGGACGGCGAGGACCCGCCGCACGTGTCCACGGGCCTGCTCAGCCTCTACTACGGCGACACGAAGGTGGGCGAGGGCCGCATCAAGACCCAGCCGGCCAAGTTCTCGATCGCGGGCGAGGGCCTGAGCGTCGGCCGCGACAGCGGTGAAGCGGTGACCGACTACGCCGGCACCGCGCCGTGGGCGTTCACGGGCGGCACGATCAACCGGGTCGCCGTCGACGTGAGCGGCGAACCGTATGTTGACCTCGAGCGGGAGGCCCAGGCCATGCTGATGCGCGAATGACCCTCGGTCTGCGCGGGGATTCGTAGCGCGCGAGCAGGGTCGAAAGCCCCTCGGCCCGCTCAGGTGCGGACTGTACGCTGGGCATCCAGCAGCATCAGTCGTCGGGTGGCTCCCACGATGACGTGGTCGGCGCCCTGCCTGCTGCGATGTCCTGGAAGGACTTGTCACTCATGCCAGATACCCCCGCATCCGCGAACTCCCCGGCACGCCAGGGGTGGGGGCTGGCACAGCGGTGGGCAGCCCGGCTCATGCCCGGGCGCCCGCCCGCACCTGCGCGCCCCGTGACCGGCCCGCCGGCGCCCACGCCCACGTCTGCGCCCAAAACCGTGCTCGACTACATCGACGAACGCACCATCGTGCTCGACATCGACGAAACCGACCGGGACGCAGTCATCCGTCGGCTGGCCGGCCTGATGGCCAGCACTGGGATCGTCGTCGACGAGGATGCCGTGGTGCGAGCGGCCCTGGAACGCGAGTGCACGAGTACAACCGGCATCGGCGAGGGCATCGCGATCCCGCACGCCCAGTGCGACGGGGCGACGGCACCGGTGCTGGCATTCGCCCGCAGCACGACCGGTGTGGACTGGCACTCGCTCGACGACGCTCCGGCCCACCTGATCTTCATGATCGCCGTGCCGGTGGCTGCGGCCGACACCGAGCACCTCAAGGTGCTCGCCCAGCTGAGCCGCAGCTTGATGAAGCCGTCGTTCCGAGCGTCGATCGAGATGGCCGCCACCCCGGCCGACGTGCTCGCCGCCCTGGCCTCTTCGGTGCGCCCCGCGGTAAGCCCGGATCGCTAACCGAGGGCTGGCTGCCCGGCTGCGGCGGGAACAGTCCCGAAGTAGTACCCCGCTTCCAGGTCGTCGGCCAGGGTCGGTCCGGTCGGTGTCCAGCCGAACCGTTCCTGGGTGAGGCGGCTGGATGTGGGGATGTCGAGGCCGAAGAAGGCGCCGATCCAACCGAAGTGCGCGCTCGCATCCTTGGGCGCGACCGAGACCACCGGCAGGTCCAGGTGCCGCCCGATGACCTCGGCGATGTCCCGGGTGGCGATGCCCTCCTCGCTTACCGCGTGTACCACGGAGCCGGCCGGAGCCTCTTCCAGCGCCAGCCGCACCAGGCGCGCGGCATCGAGCCTGTGCACCGCCGGCCACCGGTTGGCGCCGTCGCCCACATAGCCGGAGACGCCCGTCGCCCGCGCGATGCCGACGATGGTGGACATGAAGCCGTGGTCACCGGCACCGTGCACGGTCGGGGCGAACCGCAGGCCCACCGCGCGCACGCCGCTCCCGGCATACTCCAACGCGAGGTTCTCGCTGCCGCCGCGCGGCGCATCCGGCCCGCTCAGCATGGAGACATCCAGCTCCGTCGCCACCCGGCCAGGGGTAAGTCCGGCCACACCGGCCGCGAGCAGGAAGGGCCGGTCGGAGCCCGCCAGCGTGGTGGCCATCGCCTCCACGACGGCGCGCTCGGTGCGGCCGGCACCGGCGTAGTCGGAGAAGTCGTGCTTGAAGGCGAGGTGGATGACGCCGTCGGCCGCCGCGGCGCCCGCCCGCAAGCTGTCGAGGTCGTCGAGGCTGCCGCGATGCGCCGTGGCCCCCGCGGCGACGAGAGCGGCGGCCGACTGGTCGGAGCGGGCGAGGCCGACGACCTCGTGGCCGTTCTGGAGAAGTTCGGGAACAACGGCGGAGCCGATCCAACCGGATGCACCGGTAACGAATACACGCATGAGAGTGATCTCCTTCTGGCCGGCGGCGAGGCCGGACCCTTGATGTCAGTTACTGCCATCGACGGTAGCACACCATGTCAGTCACCGACATCACTAGACTGAACCCGTGGGACGATGGAAACCGGATGCGCGCGGGCGCCTGACCTTGAGCGCGCTCGAGCTCTTCGCCGAGCGCGGCTACGAGCAGACGACGGCGGCGGAGATCGCCGAGCGGGCCGGCGTGACCGAACGCACCTTCTTCCGCTACTTTCCCGACAAACGGGAAGTGCTCTTCATGGGCTCGAAGCACTTGCAGGACCTGGTCGTGGCCGCGATCGCGGCCGCCCCGGCTTCGACAGGACCGATCGACGTGGTGGGAGTCGCCATGGAGAGTGCTGCGGCTCTTCTCGAGGAGGACCGCGACTACGCCCGGCAGCGCTGGGCAGTCATCGCGGCCAACCCGAGCCTGCAGGAGCGTGAACTGCTCAAGTTGGCGACCCTGGGCGGCGAGGTCGCGGCGGCCCTTCGCGAGCGTGGCATCGCGGAGCTGCCCGCGAACCTGGCCGCCGAGTCCGGCGTCACCCTCTTCAAGATCGCCTTCGAGACCTGGGTCGGCGACGCCCCCTCCGGCACCTTCACCGAGTGCATCCGCGACGCCCTCGCGCAGCTGAAAGAGCTGGCCGCGGGCGCCTGACCGGCTCCGCAGGGCGTTCGTCTAGTCCGGGATCGCCTGCGAGCGGGCGATGAGTGCGCTGGTATGCGCTCCGACACCTCGGCGCAGCACCTCGGCGAGGTTGTCGACGGTGTCGACGTCGCGCCGGATCGACGCGGTGGCAGGCAGGTCGAGCGGCCGGTGGCCGGCGGCCTCGTGCGCGGCCCGCGATCCGATCCCGAATTGCGGGGTCAGGGGCACGCCGGCCCTGGCGAGCAGGGCGGTGGTGCCGGCGCCCTCCTCGTCGGCGACCATGGCCCGGTCGTGAGCGGATGCGATGCTCAGGGTCGTCTCCACGTCCGCCACGGTGAGGGCGGGCAGGTCCCCGGTGAGCACCGCGATGTGGCTCAGCGGGTAGCGCTCCTGCGCCACCCGGATGCCCTCGGTGATGGCCGCATTGAGCGGGTCGCGAGGTGCCGCATCCGGCCCGCTCGGGGCATCCAAAACGGATGTCTGCGGCAGCTCGGGCACGATCTGGGCGCCCAGGGCGGCCAGAGGCGCGGCCGCACCGGGGTCGTTGGTGACCACGAGCACCTGCCGCACCATCTCGGCGGCGAGCAGGGCCGCGACAGTGTCGAGCGCGAACGCTTCGGCGAGCGCGCCGCGCGCCGGGAAGGTCTCGGGCAGGTCCCCCAGCCGGCTCTTCGCCGTGGCGCTGCCCTTGACCGGCACCACGCACACCCAACTCACGCCGGTGCGGTTCCGCGAGAAGCCACTTCACGCCCAGTTGTCCCGCGAGTTGCTTCAAAATCCCCCTTGGGGAGCGCTGAAAGGGCACTTTGCGGCAAGTCGGCAACAGAATTTTCGCGAGTTGCTTCAAAATCCCCCTTGGGGAGTGCTGAAGGGGCACTTTGCGGCAAG belongs to Cryobacterium sp. SO2 and includes:
- a CDS encoding non-heme iron oxygenase ferredoxin subunit; this translates as MATRVCAESELELGEAIKVMVDGVAVALVKDSAGNCYALGDMCSHADISLSDGFVEGDDLECWAHGGRFELSTGRARTLPASEPVPVYPLTIIDGDVYVDVSTQVDVSSYVA
- a CDS encoding HNH endonuclease signature motif containing protein, with the translated sequence MTIQSSIADTFAASGDDALLGAAGEVARLGSCSADYDRLSDAAALAGQRILAQAQHELDTRKAWMAKTLAQRSRWELGQDGLAQQQGFRSPEDLIQKLTGSTRVESRKLVGVGRMLAETEEADARQADAGDTLDLVAPLLPPAPWHAPISRAVNDGTLSIDAAHALRTGLGDIDTVVTGPVLATAVADLLAEAPSLNADQLLKRARQTRDSLDEAGIRVREQKAWDDRYLHIWILDTGQVRIDGLFPPEQGEFIKATFDSLTSPRRGGVRFVDTDRAAWATRVQNDPRTTTQITCDGFVDLLTAGTTVNPNEMLGGRRPAVQILTTHTPAGHGYIEGNNAPVSPETIERHICDSGTIDLTFDQLGRPLNVGHEQRLFNRAQRRALAARDGGCRWPGCDRPPAFTEAHHIEHWQRDNGRTDIDQGILLCRAHHLLLHNQHWQIFENTGHYWLRPPTTIDPGQKLIEMPSHTQPRLT
- a CDS encoding formylglycine-generating enzyme family protein; this encodes MTTEDHGCCAPTHEAMTGARASDLTMGKVEPAGHASTAGRTASRHNLAQAAVPGQLFRMGDADGAGNPGDGETPVHEVWVDAFSIDATTVTNTAFARFVADTGYRTESELFGYSAVFHLALQADLDDVVGQPPQTPWWLGVRGADWAHPAGPRSSLGGLAEHPVVQVSWNDAVAYCAWAGRRLPAEAEWECAARGGLAGRRYPWGDEWTEGQRCNIWQGRFPAVNTLADGWLTTAPVREFEPNGYGLWQSVGNVWEWCADWWAEGYYAASPARNPGGPATGEQRSMRGGSYLCHDSYCNRYRNSARASNTADSAAANVGFRTVALV
- a CDS encoding arylsulfatase, which translates into the protein MPAPFTGTINVDIRDSEPDWAPFEPPKAKAGSPNVVYIVLDDVGFSAMSSYGGPIQTPNIDRVADAGVKYTQWHTTALCSPTRSCLLTGRNHTRNSMACITEAAIGFPNASGTIPPENGMLSEILGELGWNTYMVGKWHLCPDDEMNVASTRRNWPTGRGFERWYGFLGAETNQWYPELVYDNHPVDQPALPEDGYHFSVDITDKAIEFIKDSKVIAPEKPFFLYYAPGAAHAPHQAPREWADKYKGQFDMGYEAIREETLARQKKMGIVPADTELPPMNPLGTPDTRSGPDGQPFPLMDMTRPWDSLNADEQRLFARMAEVYAGFLSHADHQIGRLLDYLDELGERENTMVIVVSDNGASGEGGPNGSVNEMKFANGIPDEMADNLKMLDQLGGTSTYNHYPNGWAMAFNTPFKMWKRYEFNGGTCDPCIMSWPAGMPARGELREQYHHAVDITPTILDVLGVQPPERIKGHVQSRFDGVSMRYAFADADAPTTRRTQFYSMLGSRAVWHDGWKAITTHPTLSGWSHFNDDEWELYHTDVDRGELHNLAAEYPEKVRELENLWFAEAGANQAFPLDDRSAFEIFVTPRPVLSPPRNRYVYYPNTSEVPESQAVNTRNRSFVIGALVDLPAAGAEGVLFAQGSRFGGHALYVANNRLHYVNNFVGLFEQKIDADRDLPVGENLLLSASFEKDGEDPPHVSTGLLSLYYGDTKVGEGRIKTQPAKFSIAGEGLSVGRDSGEAVTDYAGTAPWAFTGGTINRVAVDVSGEPYVDLEREAQAMLMRE
- the cofC gene encoding 2-phospho-L-lactate guanylyltransferase, with amino-acid sequence MSWVCVVPVKGSATAKSRLGDLPETFPARGALAEAFALDTVAALLAAEMVRQVLVVTNDPGAAAPLAALGAQIVPELPQTSVLDAPSGPDAAPRDPLNAAITEGIRVAQERYPLSHIAVLTGDLPALTVADVETTLSIASAHDRAMVADEEGAGTTALLARAGVPLTPQFGIGSRAAHEAAGHRPLDLPATASIRRDVDTVDNLAEVLRRGVGAHTSALIARSQAIPD
- the moaA gene encoding GTP 3',8-cyclase MoaA, with the translated sequence MSGAPFSAHVAAHSEPAAVSRPVPATDAPPLVDTLNRPLHDLRLSVTDRCNFRCVYCMPKEVFGKDFAFMPRDDMLSFEEMTRLARISVAHGVEKIRLTGGEPLLRKGLEELIEMLAALRTPAGRPVDIALTTNGSALAVKAQALKDAGLKRVTVSLDSLDDTTFRAMNDVNFPVARILAGLDAAHAVGLGPIKINMVVKRGQNDHDIVNMARHFKGTPYILRFIEFMDVGTSNGWDMAAVLPSSEVRDRIHAELPLEEVAPNYTGETSRRWRYLDGEGEIGLISSVTQSFCHTCSRARVSTDGKLFTCLFASEGHDLRALLRDGSTDEQLSAAMGAIWRQRTDRASQLRSAQTGAVRSSGRKKIEMSYIGG
- a CDS encoding TetR family transcriptional regulator codes for the protein MGRWKPDARGRLTLSALELFAERGYEQTTAAEIAERAGVTERTFFRYFPDKREVLFMGSKHLQDLVVAAIAAAPASTGPIDVVGVAMESAAALLEEDRDYARQRWAVIAANPSLQERELLKLATLGGEVAAALRERGIAELPANLAAESGVTLFKIAFETWVGDAPSGTFTECIRDALAQLKELAAGA
- a CDS encoding SDR family oxidoreductase, which encodes MRVFVTGASGWIGSAVVPELLQNGHEVVGLARSDQSAAALVAAGATAHRGSLDDLDSLRAGAAAADGVIHLAFKHDFSDYAGAGRTERAVVEAMATTLAGSDRPFLLAAGVAGLTPGRVATELDVSMLSGPDAPRGGSENLALEYAGSGVRAVGLRFAPTVHGAGDHGFMSTIVGIARATGVSGYVGDGANRWPAVHRLDAARLVRLALEEAPAGSVVHAVSEEGIATRDIAEVIGRHLDLPVVSVAPKDASAHFGWIGAFFGLDIPTSSRLTQERFGWTPTGPTLADDLEAGYYFGTVPAAAGQPALG
- a CDS encoding fructose PTS transporter subunit IIA, which encodes MPDTPASANSPARQGWGLAQRWAARLMPGRPPAPARPVTGPPAPTPTSAPKTVLDYIDERTIVLDIDETDRDAVIRRLAGLMASTGIVVDEDAVVRAALERECTSTTGIGEGIAIPHAQCDGATAPVLAFARSTTGVDWHSLDDAPAHLIFMIAVPVAAADTEHLKVLAQLSRSLMKPSFRASIEMAATPADVLAALASSVRPAVSPDR